Part of the Anoplolepis gracilipes chromosome 13, ASM4749672v1, whole genome shotgun sequence genome, TGTCTGTACCCTTAGACTCCGTCGTGGAGTTGCTCGTTAGCGTTTTGGCAGTAATGCTCGGTACTTGAGAAGAGTAAGCGGTAGGCACGTTCATCACGTTCCTCTCGTCCGTAGGCTTTCCTAGATCCGGCTGAGGCTTCGTCGTGTCTATTGGCAGTCTGCTGCTGGGATTCGCGGTGTGTGGTGGAACACTGGGGAAGTAAGTGCCATAAGGATTGGTTAGCGAGCGGGATCGTGGATCGCTGTAGTCGTAATATCTCGGATACTGGGCGTAAGGGTATCCTTGAGGTACATTCGGCGTCGTTGGATCTCCCTGAATCACATTATCTCGCATACTTGGAGTCGGCTCGGCGCTTTTCGGAGAGGTAATATTAGTGCTGGTGCACACTGAAACAGTCGACGATGCGACGGCGGATAAATCAGTACTACTTTTATGCGTTTCCGGACCCCTTACAGGTACAGATAGTACCGGCATCGACGGCATCGACGGCATCGGCATGCTCGATGGTATCGGCATAGTTGACGGCATGCTCGATGGTATCGGCATAGTCGACGGTATGCTCGATGATATCGGCATAGTGGACGACATGCTCGATGGGATCGGCATGGTTGACGGCATGCTTGATGATATGCTCGATGGCACGTTCGATGGCACGTTCGATGGCACATTCGATGGCATACTCGATGGTATATTTGAGGGCATACTTGATGGTATCGACATGGTTGATGTTACCGGGATATTCGGCAGCATGGTTGATGGTACCGGCACGGCCGATGGTACTGGCGATGGTGTCAACAGAGATGGTGGCATCGATCCAGGAGTAGTCGCGTGCGTTTGTGTCGCGATCTGTGGCGTCACCTGCGGTGATTCTTCGATGATGATATCGTCACTAGAAGGATCTCGCTTTTCTGTCTGACTGTGAAAAGATCGACCATAGTTTGTTAATGTGTCTGGCTTAGAAAGCTCCTTCTCCGGTGGTGAACATTGTTTGTCGACGGCCGACGGCAGTTCCGATTCAGATTGATCGTGCTGTGTTTGTACGCTTTGTGCTAAGGAGACGGTATCGGGTGTATAAACCTGAGTGCCTTCTTCGGAAGATTTCGGCAAAGATGTGTCTGTATCCGAATTGGTGGTACGAGTATGATTAGACGGACTATACTCGGTGTTCGAACTCACTTCGGCCACTACATCCTCCAATCTAACTTCTTCGACTCGTTGCTCGGTTCTCAGTTGACCGTCGGATGAATTGGAATTGTCTCCAAGCGTGGAATGATCCACCGGCTCTTGTTTCACTTTAGGTAACCTCGACAAAGAAACCTGGTTAGTCAAGTTTACTTGACTCAGATAAGGTTTAGCAGCCGCTGTAGCAACCGGTTTCGGTCTCTTCGAAATCTCTTTATCGCCGAATGGCTTATAACCCGGACCCGGTGATGGTTTATTCGGAAGTCGACTACCAGTCTGGTTACTTGAAGATGATTTAGGTATTATGGAAATGGCAGAGTTATTTCGTAAGGGAAAGCCAACTTCAGGTTTAGAATTCCTCTGTATCATCGAAGAAACacctgtaaaatataaaatataaaatatgaattttcgaATGAtgcaatgtttttaaatataatacaataactagaaataataatcgataatacATTAACTCACCTTTTTTCGGTTCTTCCTCCCGCTTTTGCTGATTCAATTTAAGCGCGGTGCGAATCGCTATAATTTTGCCGGATTCGAGCTGCATGTAAATGCCTTTCGGACTCTTCAGCACCATTACCCGTTGGCCCGCTTTCAAAACGATACTTCCTTTGTCTGGAGAATTGGTCGGGATAACCACATCCAAAGGAAGTGTCATTTCTTGCGCGCTCATTCCTTGCCTTTGCCACACCTCTGCTGGAATCCATCTGCTACCAGTTACATTTCGCGGTCCTAATCCTTCAGCGCCTCGCTGTTGCATTGGTCTGACAGAAGCAACTGGTTTTGGTGTGGTGCCTCCTCCATCGCCACTACGAATCGCCCTAATTTGTAATCCACCTGCTGGAATAAATaatcacatatatacaaatagcttttaatttataataaaatctctgcatatgtgtgtgttttagatataaattatacctcGCGTAGCCGTATTTCCTGGAACGTAGTTATAACTTGGTCTCGAACAATTAGCTGCCATCTTCTCAAGCTCGTAACCACGACGGGCCAATCGCTTCTCAGCCTGACTCAGCTTTTTATCTTTCCGATCGACAAGCAAACTCTCGTGATGAAATGGTTGCTTGGTTAGCAATGAGGAATGGCGTTCTAATACGCAATGCATAACTTCGTCCGTATAGCTGTCTTTAGTCTGCGAGAAATCTTGTACTTGGCTGTCTTCCTCCCAATCCCATGACAATGTCGTCGCTTCTTTCAGCGAGAGATGCGCGTCGGGATTGCACTGATCGACTACCCGATCTGCCATTCCTTGTTTACTAATCTGTCGGTCGTAGATCTTCCTTTCCAGACAATTATCGGTAACTAATCGATAAACGAAACATGGCTTCTGCTGGCCGTATCTGTAGACTCTACATACAGCTTGTGTATCGTGGCACGGGTTCCAGGAAGCATCGAATACGATCGCACGATTTGCACCAACAAGATTAATACCCAGTGAACCTGCTCGTGTCGAAACTAAAAATAGATGAATCTTTGGATTATTGTTGAATTCGTTGATCAGTTTCTCGCGTTCTAAAGCGCTGGTGCTTCCAtctaatctataataattcacGTTCTTGATCCAAGCGTCAGTCTGTCCATCTGgatattttaaactatttcgTGCTAAAAAGTCTTCTATGAGATTCAATGTAAACAATGACTGCGAGAATGCGAGCACACGATCTCCTAATTTGATAGCTTCCTCAAGAATGCAAAAAAAGATAACCATTTTCCCAGATGCATCTATCAATCCAGGTACGTAAGTCTTCATCAACTCTGTCGCCTGTAACAAATTAGAtgttataatatcattattaattgtgagagatatgaaataatatcaaataaaattatatacatatacagggtgtctggtaactaacgagccaatgCTCGTGAACAGATAGAACGCGATAGACTGAACAGAAAAATCCTTTACATTTTGCggttttctcaataattattgaaatattaattaagaatgtttggctcgttagttaccggacattctgtatataaaatataaaattatatatatttttattattgtattttataaaattttttttaatttgtaatgtattaaaataagtgaAATATATGTTAGCAATGTAACATACCCAATCATATGGAATTCCAGGATCTTCCTTTCCAATAGGAGAACTCTTGCAATCTTTTTCCTCGTCTTTTGTGAGAATTTCATCCTCAGATTTGTCTTCCTTATCCTTTTCCAATTgatcttctttctctctctcatcctcCTTTAATAATTCGCTCTGGTTCAATCGAGGACTGTTCGCTGAATTAATCCCTTGTCCCGGCTGTCTAGGTGCAGGAACAGCCGAACTCTGGCGATTCGAGTCCGCGGTATAATTTAGCGCGCTGGTGAAATTACTCGGATGCATCGGTTGACTTTGCACGCCGATACTGGATGTCATatctttattacttttatcacATGGTGGAGGATGAGTATTAGACTGCTGAGAAGTTTTCGCGGACTCATCGGGTCGCGAGTTCATGTCCGAACTGTGATTAGCGTAATCGTACGATTGATTTGGATAATTTTGCGAGGGAAAGTAATTGTTCTGATAACGATTTACGTTCGGATTCATCTGATCTCTGTAATATGAATCGTTGCACTGTTGCTCTGGTCGGAACGTTTGCGAATAATTACGTTGTTGCCAATAAGGATCGTCTGTGTTTTTCATCTGTCCAACTGACGTTGCCGGATTCGAGCCATCCGAGGAATAACTTGGCATAACAGGGTTCTGCGTTTGCGGTTGATTGGCGGTGTAATTGTTGCCGGAATTGCTAGCAGTACCTCCACCCGAGCGATCATTTGAAAATTCGCTCGCGGTTGGAGCGTAACCTTGTGTTTGCTGCGACACCACAGCCACGTCGGGCCTGGAGTACAGTTGATCGTTCGGACCTAATGACGGATTGGATTGTTGTTGTTGATTCGATGGATATTGAGTCATAGTCTGATTCTGAGCGACTTGCGTCTGTTGCGCGGTGCCATATCGATGAGGAACGGGAGTCTGCGGCATCGTGCCAGGATGATTCGACGAATAACCAGGATGAGTCTGATTAGACGACGGCGCCGGACTCTGTTGACTCTGCTGATTTTGTTGGGGATACGGCGTCGACTGATTGGACGCTGCGCCTTGAGGCACCATATGATGCCCGTATCCTGTGTGGACTGCGTTCTGCGGATTCGATGCCGAACCTTGCTGATCCGGAGGATATCTATGCGCCTGATTCTGCGCGTTGATGTTTTGTGCGGGCTGATTGGCCGGATAATTGGATTGGTTTTGCGCCACATTTATTTGACCCGGTGGTGCTGGAGTATAGCCGCGCATTGGACCTTGAGGCACAGGTCCCTGATTCGGTTGATTCGGCTGTATATAACCGTGAGGCGAAGCCTGTGGCATCGAATTAGCTGATGCCTGATTGAATGCATGTTGCGGAGTTTGTGGCGGAGTTGGATTCACCTGCGTAGGATAGGCATGCGACTGACCTTGAAGAGGCATAGAGGCTTGAGGTTGTTGGCCGGTGTATGAATGAGATTGAGTCTGCAAGTTCATATTCTGTTGATTCTGCTGATTCGGCGAAAAGCCTCGATTTTGACCAGGTGAATTCTGACTCTGCTGTGGTGGCAGCAGATAGCCGGTGGTCTGAGTTTGATTCTGAGTCGGAGGCTGACCTTGTGATACAGAATAGCTCATTGTCGAGTTCTGCAATGGTTGCGCATCATTTCGCGGATATATCGGATTCGTCTGAGCTGGTGTCGGCGTGTAATTTTGATTCTGATTCGTGGCGTATGACGAGTAATCTGTCATCGGCATATTAGCAGATTGACTCGGCATCTGAGTCTGAAAAGGGGGCTGATTGGGAACCTGGGAATAGTTGCTAGGCCCTTGATTTAAATTCGGCGTATAATTACGCTGCTGATCCTGATAGGGATAATTTTGCCGCGAAAACATTCCCGGTGTTTCGTAATTGTTTCCTTGATTTTGATCCGCTCTGAAATCAGATCCAGCCGTTGCACCGCCGTATCTTTGAGGATGATTCGTTGACTGCTCGTTCGACTGCATGTAATTTTGCGACTGATTGGCGTATCCTTGTGACGTATTGTAACCCGATGTTTGAGTGTACGATTGAAATGGTTGATTATTACCATATCTCTGTTGTccttgattattataaaactctcCGTGATTATATTCGctgtgattattattatcatttctatAGTATGTACTTTGATCGTTCGGACGGTAGTTCTGATAATTGTGAGGAGGATAAGATCCTTGCTGCAGAGAGTTGGAGTATCCCGAGTTAGAAACTGGCATTGgataattagtataattacTTTGTTTCGGAGTATTATGTGCATTCTCAGCTTCTGCGTTATCATTGCTGGATGACGAAGAAGCGTTCGGTTGTACGCTAGCTGCGGGCTTGTTCTTTATCGTCGTGCCTTTCTTAGATTTTTTCGGCTCACCCTTTGATTGACGAGCTTTAGATTTTTTGCCACCCGTCGTAGATTTCTCATTAATCGTCTCCTCCAGGTCCAAATCATCTTCTTCATTCGCCTGACGTTTGCGAAGAAAATAGTACAGAATATCTGGATGATTCCAGATCTTGCAACACACAGCAAAAGCTTTCAACGGATTCGGCACGGCACGCGTTTTTACTACCTGATTCATGaatgtatcatataatttacGCTGATAAGGTGTCATCCTGATAAGAAGAATGTATTCTTCTTTACGCGGTAATGACATCTGCAACACCGAGTGAGATCTCCTCTGCACGAAACCCTCCAATAAAGCATGCAAAACGTGTGCGCGATACCGCATCAAGCGTATATCTTGCGGCGTGGAATCGATACATTGGCCATTCTGTATCGGTCTCTCGaacatattacaaaattcGCTCTTGGTGCCTAGATAATTCGGTCTTACGAAATCCACCATACACCAATATTCCAGGAGATTATTCTGTAACGGATAACCGGTTAGAACAATCCTGCGTTTCGTACGCATCTGCTTCAATGCCAAACTGATGCTAGCGTGCGAGTTCTTAATGCGATGACCTTCATCACAGATTACCAAATCTGGTCCAGGGTTCACAAGAGCCGTGTGCATTTCATCCAGCAGACCTTTGTTTTTATCCTCCTCTTCTACATCCACGGTATCCTTGAAAGGTTGACCGCGTTTTCGTTTCGCCTTATTCGGTTTCTTCAAAGACAATTGTCTGTACAATTCATAGCCTATCAACAGAACGCCACCGGTCGATTGCCATTCTTGGATCACTTTAGCTCTTGCTGTCATGGTTTTATGCGAATCATTCAGAATATGCAAGCGAAAATGTCTCGGGCGTACTTCCATGCCAATGGGTGTATTCACGCTGTATGGCGTTTTCACCTTCTCAattgtctctttcttttcctccGCCAACTCTTCCTTCGTTGTCGTACCTTTCGTactctcttctttcttaattGTCTCTTCTGGTTCCTTCTTCACGTTCACTTTCACGTTCTGAGACAGCATTCCTGAAAGCATGGTCTCCCTCTTTGGTTCCTGTTCCAGGTCATGTTGATTAGTCTGATTGCCGTAACTCGCAAAGGTGTCAGGAGCATTGTTGTAGTTTGGGTATATCGGCGCAGAATGATGATCACCTATGCCCGGATACATCGTCGCAACGTTTCGAGTCTCCATTTCAGGATACATAGAATTACCCTGAGATCGATTCTCCATACCGGGATATATAACGCCGCCAATAGCTTGATGTTCAATGCCGAATGGTTTTGGTCCCGTCATATTATGTCCGGGTGGCATGTTGTGGCAATTCACTGGATCGGATTTTATTGGATCAGAGAAATTAGGAAGCGGATTCGGATTCGGGTTATACAATGGATTTTGTGGTATCTCGCCCTGATGGTAGTTTGGCGGCATATGCGACACACGCGGCTCAGTCATGTTCTTATTCATCATAGTAGGATCCTGCTGCATATAAACCCCCGACATTATGTTACGCGGTTCATAACCATGATGAGGATTCGCGTAAGGATTTTCCGGCATGACATTCATCGGTTGTTGTGATGCGGTAGCAGTGTCTTGATCGAAACGATGCGCAGATTCCGTGCTGATAGGCCGCGACATGTTGGACATATCACTTTGATTACCGCAACTTTCTTCTTTCATCTCGTGCTTCATATCCATTCCGGGTTCCATCTTGACATTCGTAGCCTTAGATTGCTTCTCGGCAGTAACAGCAGGGTCTTCATACGGCAGCCACATGTTAAACTCTGCTAACCAATTTTGGAGCGTATTTATGGGCATAATGCAGAGAACAGTCTTGGCAGTGGTGcatcgaaaaaaaatgtcacaaaaACTAGCGATTTGGAGGGTCTTGCCCAAGCCCATACTATGAGCGAGGATACAGCCGAAACCGCTACTGGTCTTGTACCTTTCAATAGTCTCTATGATGTTGTCAAAAAGAAATCGTATACCGCCGATCTGGTGCGGCTTGATGATGCGGGCTACTTGCGGTGCCAGAAACACGTCCGGTTCGGTCTCAGGATGTCCAACGTTTATTAATACCCGCCCGTGCTCGTCCGGAACATTGTACCGATCGTTGGTGTGCATGCCGGAATTAGATGGATCGTCCTCGTTGTCAGTTTCTTCTTCACCACTGGGATCGCTTAAAACTATACAATCGTCGTCTGAACTATCACTCGAACTGGATATCGTCACTACATCTTTCCCCTTGGGCGGCCTCTGATATTTGGGCACGCCAGGCGTCTTCCGCATTGAGTGTATTTGCTTTTCACGTATCATCTCCTCAGCTTCCAAATCAGACATTTCAGAATCAGAATAATATTCCGCACGGTCCATCGGTTCCTTTTTAGGAACTACTGGTGATATACTCACGGATGGTGTCATCATGCGAATCCTTTGCTGCAACATATTGGGCGCACCGGAGCGATTCGGTACTCGTGAAATGGATGTCTGTGCTCCTTGGTAACCGCCCCTGCCTTTCTGCCAACGCATACCACTGTCCACCGATCTCCTCTGAATCTGTCCCGCTTGCATCCCGGCTGTCTGAGTAGTCTGAACGCCCGTACCAGAGCCAGAGTTCACTTTCAAAAGTACGGTATTCGGTAAACGAACCTGGGTAGATGGCGTAGTTGATGATGACGACGACGGAGAAGACGACTGCGAGATCATAGTGCTAGCTTGATTTTGCTTTGCCTGTAAAAGGCTGATAACGCGTGTCTGCGCCTTGTTGTTCTGCGCCCGATTGATCGCTATCTGACGCTGCACCTCGCGGATGATTCTCTGTTGTTCCTGCACTCGCCTGAGACGTTCCATCTCCTGTCTCTGAGCGGAGAGCGTAGCCTCGTCAAGTTGCGCCTCATCCATCACTTCCCGGATATTCCTTCGCATGTTGGCCAATTTCTTTTCCGACTTCAACTCGCATTCCGACGTGCTACCTTCCGTATTACTATCTTCCTTCTTTGCTTTTTTCTTCGCGCTATCTGAATGATCGGAATCGTTGTGTCTCTTGTTACTATCAGCACCTTCCTCCCCTGTAGACTGCCCATCTGTCTTTTCGTTATCCATACTCTCCTCATCCTCTGAATCTTTCGATATCGGTTTTCCTAATAGATCAGCCTCAGACACTTCCTGACCTTCTATGGGCGCTCCTTttgataatacaaaaattaaatcattagaATACAGTAATATAATCTGAaatgaaagatataatttcaaCATTTATTGTATACATTAACTAAATTGTTTGTGCTATCATgttgttataatatacaaaaaacacACAAAACTAAAACATTAAAagctataatattaaaaagattatgaaagaaaaaaataattatttctattttataatttataaaattaatacagaaGACATTTTTGAAACTCAATTTTTATCCACACTAAACTATTAATACTTAACTAAATTGATACTTAATTATAaggcaaaattatataaaattagataaatttataagttaaaattaaattttattctattttattctagtAATTAAGTCCAAtactaattattaacaattatattttaattagaatcaCTAAATATAGAGTAAAATACTTgtcataaaagataatttagtagataataataataaagcaaattttatcataacaatattttagattaaatgtatttaaattgtatatactaCAAAGTATACGCTAATATCAACATTCTTGACTAACCTTCCAAGGGCAAAGTATCCAAAATGTTAACTTGTTCCTCGTCATCCTCTTCTTGAGACGGATGATGTTGCTGCCTGTCTGACTCTATTCTCACACCGATCTGTGAGTCGATCGTTTCGTCCAGATCCATATCGTCTCCCGAACCCTCAGAGCGTATCTCTTCTATTTCCTCGGATTGTAAAGCCTCGAGTTTTTTCTCTTGCTCTCCGTCTGTTGTTTCGCCGCTCGACTCATCCGAACTTTCGTCATTAGTTGCCTGCGGCTCCGCATTCATATTTGCACTGGTTGCAGTCTCATTTGTCATCATACTCGTTTCACTGGGCTTAGAGCCTCCGCGAGGAGTCACACGTTCGATTGTGACGTCCCCGATGCGTGTTAGAAAGCTGTCTAGACTATTAGACATGGTGTGCACTGTCCATTAAGTCACAATGTATatcttattgatatatatcatattatggAATGTTTCACACACGTTTAAACATGACACTAACATCTATTaagcttaatattttaacattacatGTCATCTAATACATTTCCTCTTtcctgtaataataatataatcattttaatatccgttattttatatcagacGTATTAGTAAGAAACAGTCATTTCTATTAACAATGAGACAAGATATCAAATCTCTTAGTCACAAAGACTTtactatttcaaatattatagaaagtgatatgaaacaaaaagaatgctctctttataaatattcattcagataaaattgttacatgagatcaaagtttttaaaataaataaggtgTATTCTCTAATTCTCTTAAGTATTCTAAGCTTTATGTAACAATCTTACATATAAgctctaatataaaatttatagacaattagaattaatatctgtaaataattcaataatataattgaaaaatgcataataataaacttatatgaaaacatgtaataaacttaattttatcgaataattGGTTTTAGTAGATTAAATGCTAgactaaatatatttgataacgcttttctcaataaaaatctgtttatatttataaacaaaattaaatgtatatacaaactaaaaaaatattctagacTATCTCAgctcataatataaaataatgtaaaataaaatattactgagCTAAAAAGTGTACAGCGGCACTCACacaaatgtatcttttttagCATTTCCATTAAAATATGCTTAGTCAgtgttagatattaaaattatctcacagaaaaatttctaatctATCAGAGCATTTCAGTGTAATACTTGGCCAacttataacatattattcacttatatatgagaaaaaattcttaatgtCATTAGCAATATAGGTATCTATGGACTACCAAGAGACAACACTGGGAGATTTACCAAACGTAAACTTCATAGAATCTTTTCAGAATCAAACCTGTTTCAAGAATAATATACAGCATATAATATAAGCACTTACAACTTTATCACTCAACTGAGTATCCTCTCACAGTTTCCTATCAAAAACTGATTGACCACACAGTTCGTCGAACAACTGACTCATTGTCAATCCAGGAACGCGACATCATACACGTGAACCATATAATTGAAGCATTCCATTCCCTCACGGAATGTTTATATCCGTTAATATCGGAGACGCATAATGCACAGGTCCAGGATAAGCCACGGTGACTACGGTGAGTAAACTGTCAAACGTAATCAAGAAAGCAACAAACGAGAGATAAGAAAATAGGCCAAAATGTTTGTTTACGTATTCACAGGCGACGAGTCTCTCCGATGCGTCACCCACCGTCGATTCTCTATCACGGTCTCGTCGTAGACGCAGTCCCGACGTTCCTCTCACCCTCTTTCtcgctttaatttcttcttcaATCAACCGCTTGATCAGCAATCACGCGCGCGCGACAGACGCCATGGCCGGTCTAGCTCGCGTCTGATCCTCACTCGCCGAGTGTTCCCCGGTAGCC contains:
- the LOC140672233 gene encoding uncharacterized protein isoform X1: MSNSLDSFLTRIGDVTIERVTPRGGSKPSETSMMTNETATSANMNAEPQATNDESSDESSGETTDGEQEKKLEALQSEEIEEIRSEGSGDDMDLDETIDSQIGVRIESDRQQHHPSQEEDDEEQVNILDTLPLEGAPIEGQEVSEADLLGKPISKDSEDEESMDNEKTDGQSTGEEGADSNKRHNDSDHSDSAKKKAKKEDSNTEGSTSECELKSEKKLANMRRNIREVMDEAQLDEATLSAQRQEMERLRRVQEQQRIIREVQRQIAINRAQNNKAQTRVISLLQAKQNQASTMISQSSSPSSSSSTTPSTQVRLPNTVLLKVNSGSGTGVQTTQTAGMQAGQIQRRSVDSGMRWQKGRGGYQGAQTSISRVPNRSGAPNMLQQRIRMMTPSVSISPVVPKKEPMDRAEYYSDSEMSDLEAEEMIREKQIHSMRKTPGVPKYQRPPKGKDVVTISSSSDSSDDDCIVLSDPSGEEETDNEDDPSNSGMHTNDRYNVPDEHGRVLINVGHPETEPDVFLAPQVARIIKPHQIGGIRFLFDNIIETIERYKTSSGFGCILAHSMGLGKTLQIASFCDIFFRCTTAKTVLCIMPINTLQNWLAEFNMWLPYEDPAVTAEKQSKATNVKMEPGMDMKHEMKEESCGNQSDMSNMSRPISTESAHRFDQDTATASQQPMNVMPENPYANPHHGYEPRNIMSGVYMQQDPTMMNKNMTEPRVSHMPPNYHQGEIPQNPLYNPNPNPLPNFSDPIKSDPVNCHNMPPGHNMTGPKPFGIEHQAIGGVIYPGMENRSQGNSMYPEMETRNVATMYPGIGDHHSAPIYPNYNNAPDTFASYGNQTNQHDLEQEPKRETMLSGMLSQNVKVNVKKEPEETIKKEESTKGTTTKEELAEEKKETIEKVKTPYSVNTPIGMEVRPRHFRLHILNDSHKTMTARAKVIQEWQSTGGVLLIGYELYRQLSLKKPNKAKRKRGQPFKDTVDVEEEDKNKGLLDEMHTALVNPGPDLVICDEGHRIKNSHASISLALKQMRTKRRIVLTGYPLQNNLLEYWCMVDFVRPNYLGTKSEFCNMFERPIQNGQCIDSTPQDIRLMRYRAHVLHALLEGFVQRRSHSVLQMSLPRKEEYILLIRMTPYQRKLYDTFMNQVVKTRAVPNPLKAFAVCCKIWNHPDILYYFLRKRQANEEDDLDLEETINEKSTTGGKKSKARQSKGEPKKSKKGTTIKNKPAASVQPNASSSSSNDNAEAENAHNTPKQSNYTNYPMPVSNSGYSNSLQQGSYPPHNYQNYRPNDQSTYYRNDNNNHSEYNHGEFYNNQGQQRYGNNQPFQSYTQTSGYNTSQGYANQSQNYMQSNEQSTNHPQRYGGATAGSDFRADQNQGNNYETPGMFSRQNYPYQDQQRNYTPNLNQGPSNYSQVPNQPPFQTQMPSQSANMPMTDYSSYATNQNQNYTPTPAQTNPIYPRNDAQPLQNSTMSYSVSQGQPPTQNQTQTTGYLLPPQQSQNSPGQNRGFSPNQQNQQNMNLQTQSHSYTGQQPQASMPLQGQSHAYPTQVNPTPPQTPQHAFNQASANSMPQASPHGYIQPNQPNQGPVPQGPMRGYTPAPPGQINVAQNQSNYPANQPAQNINAQNQAHRYPPDQQGSASNPQNAVHTGYGHHMVPQGAASNQSTPYPQQNQQSQQSPAPSSNQTHPGYSSNHPGTMPQTPVPHRYGTAQQTQVAQNQTMTQYPSNQQQQSNPSLGPNDQLYSRPDVAVVSQQTQGYAPTASEFSNDRSGGGTASNSGNNYTANQPQTQNPVMPSYSSDGSNPATSVGQMKNTDDPYWQQRNYSQTFRPEQQCNDSYYRDQMNPNVNRYQNNYFPSQNYPNQSYDYANHSSDMNSRPDESAKTSQQSNTHPPPCDKSNKDMTSSIGVQSQPMHPSNFTSALNYTADSNRQSSAVPAPRQPGQGINSANSPRLNQSELLKEDEREKEDQLEKDKEDKSEDEILTKDEEKDCKSSPIGKEDPGIPYDWATELMKTYVPGLIDASGKMVIFFCILEEAIKLGDRVLAFSQSLFTLNLIEDFLARNSLKYPDGQTDAWIKNVNYYRLDGSTSALEREKLINEFNNNPKIHLFLVSTRAGSLGINLVGANRAIVFDASWNPCHDTQAVCRVYRYGQQKPCFVYRLVTDNCLERKIYDRQISKQGMADRVVDQCNPDAHLSLKEATTLSWDWEEDSQVQDFSQTKDSYTDEVMHCVLERHSSLLTKQPFHHESLLVDRKDKKLSQAEKRLARRGYELEKMAANCSRPSYNYVPGNTATRAGGLQIRAIRSGDGGGTTPKPVASVRPMQQRGAEGLGPRNVTGSRWIPAEVWQRQGMSAQEMTLPLDVVIPTNSPDKGSIVLKAGQRVMVLKSPKGIYMQLESGKIIAIRTALKLNQQKREEEPKKGVSSMIQRNSKPEVGFPLRNNSAISIIPKSSSSNQTGSRLPNKPSPGPGYKPFGDKEISKRPKPVATAAAKPYLSQVNLTNQVSLSRLPKVKQEPVDHSTLGDNSNSSDGQLRTEQRVEEVRLEDVVAEVSSNTEYSPSNHTRTTNSDTDTSLPKSSEEGTQVYTPDTVSLAQSVQTQHDQSESELPSAVDKQCSPPEKELSKPDTLTNYGRSFHSQTEKRDPSSDDIIIEESPQVTPQIATQTHATTPGSMPPSLLTPSPVPSAVPVPSTMLPNIPVTSTMSIPSSMPSNIPSSMPSNVPSNVPSNVPSSISSSMPSTMPIPSSMSSTMPISSSIPSTMPIPSSMPSTMPIPSSMPMPSMPSMPVLSVPVRGPETHKSSTDLSAVASSTVSVCTSTNITSPKSAEPTPSMRDNVIQGDPTTPNVPQGYPYAQYPRYYDYSDPRSRSLTNPYGTYFPSVPPHTANPSSRLPIDTTKPQPDLGKPTDERNVMNVPTAYSSQVPSITAKTLTSNSTTESKGTDTAAAVTTTVASSSRDETAHIPTAFSHPTSTRYPGPYPPGPYDPYSQHYPPAPGSSAAYPPGGAPGYPAYGGPSYNTDYARMYSAFHGPPPPTDPYMHRGYAPPSSHPPNYYSPFPHPPPPYPNYSFLPYPNPNMSSEPQPPAQ